One genomic region from Leptolyngbyaceae cyanobacterium JSC-12 encodes:
- a CDS encoding hypothetical protein (IMG reference gene:2510094811), whose product MSTQTIASMSVLFVSASLLTSLPAQASDTNFCNRVYQQVANASSSQSSKGHNMRGGIGYGPISIGGGSQYHRSNAASQADINTYYAMNCDNYIRAIYGVKLADILARERMNAHNNRVMF is encoded by the coding sequence ATGTCTACACAAACAATTGCCTCCATGTCTGTTCTTTTCGTTTCTGCAAGTTTACTGACAAGCTTACCCGCCCAAGCTTCGGATACTAATTTTTGCAATCGGGTCTATCAGCAAGTGGCGAATGCTTCATCCAGCCAAAGTTCTAAAGGTCACAACATGCGTGGAGGCATAGGCTATGGACCCATTTCGATTGGTGGTGGCTCTCAATACCATCGCTCAAACGCCGCCAGTCAAGCTGATATCAACACCTATTATGCGATGAACTGCGACAACTACATTCGGGCGATCTATGGTGTGAAGCTGGCAGATATTCTAGCCAGAGAACGTATGAATGCCCACAATAATCGGGTAATGTTCTAG